aatataattggaATAGGGAAGTAGCTTAAGATACTTTCCTCTGTTTTATCTTAGCTTGAAATTGATAGTGCTTAGGGGTTCTATAGTTATTCCCCTTTTATTCTAAATCACTAGCttgtaattaaagtttaaatttctgGTTAGTAAGTAGACTCATAATTCTCATTTTGAGCTACTTTATTATGAAACTTGTAAAAGTTTAATTTCAACCATATTTTAGATCATTGTAGACCTTAATACTATCATTCACTACTCTAATGGATTTCTCATATTGTAATCTATTATATTGTATGTTGAGTAAaatatttgggatgtcataGAAACcatatttatttagatatatttctttaatgaaattaattattaaatatataagtatttattacacatcaaatttcaaatctattcaaaaaaggaaattaattaaaatccaGATAgacttaactaaaataatatacaattattcacttaagaaaacaatataatgtatttatttgaTGCCCACgtgatttcatttaaataagttaAGAGTGAtgcattaagaaaaaaaaaatctatatttctttttttcacagAGGGATGCCATTATTCTTTGTATGAATATTTGttgatatattaaatattctcattaaaatctatttgttaaaaaataaaaaaataaataactcaaaATGTCCTCTAAGCATTAAATCACAACCATACTATCGGCTTTGACATGACGAAAAGTTTAATGCTACCTATGATAGACAAGACAACAATATCTTAGAAAAGGTTCACAATATTTTAAAGAGAAATTATGTGAATATCTTAGCAAAATTGATTGGCATCAGTGTGACTAATCCGTTTAGGTCGTCCTCTTTTCGACAAGGAAAGGTTTGAAAGTCAGTAATGTTCCAACTGCTACAACGGTGTTCAGGACAAAGAACACCATCTGGGTGCCTGCAATTACATGTACAACAATAACTGAATCAATTCTATGAATTTCTTTGGATCAATTTTTCCATAAACTCcatataacatacaaaaatatagAGAACTACTAAACTTTATGTTTACATAAACTAACATTAAATTACACTTTAAGTAATTTGTTGAAGCTTTcctataactttttaattatttcatatttttaacttagctataaagtaattttaaaagttagatttttttttttaattctctttttcGGAAGGGCTTGTGAAAAAATCATCTAAACAAACCCTATTTTGACCTTTAGTCCTTCTAGAAAATAGTTTATTGTAGAATTCACGTGATTGGTATCagaaattatagaaagttgGTTAGGTCATACGCTTTGTCaaattttttcctaatttttaagCTTTGGTTGCACTACATAATACCTTTTCTAGATTTAATAGCATTTTTATTccatgattattttaattttattctagtTCTACTATCTTGATACAAGTCAATATAatctattttgttaaatttatgaaGATAATATTAGTGCATTATCATTTAAGAGTTAATCTAACCAATTGCgttaaatttatgaaaacaaCATTATTATACTGATATATATGACATTCATGTTATTACTaacaagataaatattttaactgaTTATGTGTGTTATTTGATGTTTATCTCACGTGTCATTCGCTATcattaatttcatataaaaagaaaaactatattaactctttttaaaaatattaaaccaaattgagaatataaaaaagcagtaaaataaaattgaaaaagaaattataatagtaGGGTAAAAGAGTTATTAAACCTATTCTTTAATGCTTAggttatataattcaaaatttgaaataagttCTGAATTTAGTAATGGGAAAATATTCTATATACTGTGTAATTGAAAAAGTTGTTCCTGCTAGTTAACTCTCTACCAAGCTAAAAATTATCCAAGCTcctgaaataataaatttagaatcTATATTTTGATAGACTGTTTCAGAATCTTGAAGATTTTCAATATGTTCTGAGAGGAGTAAGGTTTAgcagaaaaatatattagtagAACATCATACCTGGGAGAAATGAAGCATCCATTCGCTTTTGTGACCAAGTTAATCTGCATTCACCATCATCGCATGACAAAATTGGAgatcattttcattttactaaaaGAATCAAATTGAAACACACTATTCAGAAGATGGACCAAACTTCTTTTATAGCTCTTAACCATATCATAAAGGAACATGAAGCATCAGAGATGAATTATGTTATctaagttattattatattatatatgaaaataccTAAACATTAAAATACCAGTGTCATAACAAGTATCTTCTGACATGTTAAATAATCCTtgtaaatcaaacaaaaagCTGAAGAAATCATAAGAACACTCACAATGCACCACCTGCAGCAGGGCCAATAGCTTTGAAAAGAGACAAGCCTGTTATAGAAATGCCATTAGCTTCACCCCTTTGGTGTTGTTCCTATTTCCCAAATGAAAATTGTTATCACCAATATAAACTATTCTCAACCATTGgatagaaattaaaagaatgaaaatttacCACTGCTCGGTTTTGTAAAAGGAACAAACAAGTTGTAATGGTCACCTAAATCCAATGAAAGAGCACAATATTAATCATTCAATTTAAATcctattaagaaataaattttaagtgtaattcaaccctacaaaactgacttgtaaagTTTGCATTCACATTTGAttctaatatcatattaaaaagtgaactttaaacttaattcaacttcacaaaacCGATTTATAAGACAAGGtttaaatctatatatatatatatatatatatatatatatatatactttaaattggtCTTAATTGATATAGGATTTCTAACAAATTCTTGTAGCCACTAATAAGATGCTAAATAAGATATTAAAGAGGTGTACTTACAGCAAGAATATTCTTCAGAATTGAAGCAATACTTAACACTATGTGTAGTGCAAAGCCGGATAATGATCCAATGAAGGTGTAGCTTTGCAAAAGTGGTATGGTTAGTATCTGCATAGGTACCAAAGGAACAGGATATATTAATAGgaacaaaatatgaaatgttGAAATGAAATAATTGCAGCAATTTGATGAAATCTAACCCCTGATATGCGAGCAATTCCAATAGGTCCACTAGTTTTTCTCACTAATGGATACAGAGTAATTTGGTAAACGATAACTGCAAGACCTGAACATCGGAGAAGTCAGTAACTATAATGAGCAACGCTAAATGTAAAATTTCTCTACATATATGTCTCTTGCAGAAAGTTACTATAAGCTTGTATATAAATGCATAAAATTTCATCCAAATTTTTAAGGATGTAAAGTTAAATGGAAACATAATATATGACTAAAAATATTGTCATTTTCTCTGTTGTTTCCAGAGAAGTACCTGATATTGAAAGAACATTACCAACATCATTGGTTGTAAAGTTCAAACCCCCCAGTCTTTGAGGACTCACAGTCCATAACGAGAAAACCTAAAGAAAACaagatgaatgaatgttgttcaCTTAAAAAtgcagagaagaagaaaaacaaaaacaaaaggagATAAATAAGCCATTTCTAGCCTCGTTAAGTaccaattaatataatatacctCATGATAAGCACCATCATGAAGGGAGAAAACACAAAAGATGATGATAGATGACATCAAGGGCCAGTTCAAGAGAAGCTTTTCCTTCTTTTGATTTGTCCTTTCTTTTCCAACCACTCTGCTTCCAATTTCTAAAGCTTCAAAATTGTCCATGGATTCATTGCTACAATTATGATTGTGAAGTGTTTCCTGCATATATTTTAAACAGTGTTACTAGACAATATAAAGAACCAAGACGCTCAGCTGAAAATATCATACAGAAATGTTTCTGCATTATAAATTGTAAAGTAAATGtcacaaaacataaaaaaagatagATACATCTAGTTAAGTTAGAATCTAAGATACATACCGGTATCCAAATACAGCCAACAGCTACAACAAATGCAAACGCAGATATTATAAAATTGGGGAAGAAGTAAGCAAACCTGCAGAATGATTCATGGTTTTGCAAATAAAAATCACCATTAAAGGGTAAAATCATAGAgacaaaaaaaaggaaaattgaatACTTCACTTTATCAAATTAAAAGCAGGAGAAACTAACTTACTTATCCCAAAAGGAACCCTTTGGAAAAATATGTGGATACTTCTCCACAGGCTACAATGACATTTTTTCAAAATGGAAAATGGATTGTCAGAATAAATTCTAATCCTCAATTAAACAAGAATTTCACGTATCAATTCTATGAACATACACAAAATCCAGAAGGCAAAGAATGTAGATAGTAACCTGAGCCAAATAACCTCCTAAAGCTGGGCCAATGACTAAACCTGCGCCCCAAGATGCAGTAACCTAAAAATAGATCAAACTTTGAATTATTGTTATGGAAATGGTGTTGTAAGggttagtaaaataaaagagtTGGTGATGCTTTTACACTTGAGACTCCTAGAGCTTGGTGTTCTTCTCGAAAAAGTTCAGTAGCATAAGCCTGTTAAATTGAGGAGTTAGGCAAATAGATGTAAATAGAAGTTTGAAAGAAATTGAGCAAGATATGTATCCAATTGCAGACACATTCAAGATTTTTATCCATGTTGGTGGATGAACATGAAAGTTCTAACTTCTAACTATTATAAGTTAAAGATATGATACCGTCACTGGTCCAAGCAGACCACTAAAGCATCCCAGAAGAAATCTCATGATAACTGCCATCCAAAAACTCGTACTAAGGCCAAACAGTGTGTTGAAAATGACACTGAAATCGAGTATGCGTTGATCATTTCAGAAGgtgaaaaaatataactttcaaAAAGCATCCAATTCATTCACAGATATACTTACATTGCAATAATCCCTATCATTATAACAGGCTTTCTACCATAGCGATCAGCTACAATTCCCCACATTACAGATGTCAAACATCTTCCAAACATGAAAGCACAACCTACAGCGTTTTTTTTCATACATGAATCGCTAATAATTATCTTCCGGGAATGGTTGAAGAGTTCAAAAAATGGAAATACTTCAAGTAACTATCTTACCCACATAACCAGCATAAAAACTGATATCAGCTTCTGTTTTTGCAATATTAAAATCCCTTACctgaaaaaaaatgttgcatTATTATGTTGAATATGAATATTAAGGTCAATCAATCACCGTATATTCAAAGTATTATTAGCTTTAGAATATGAATATCATCAcgtttttgtctttaaaaaacACCTTTtaagaaaggaaagagaaaaaaatatttaaactacgTGTCATACTATTGGGTCTAGTTGAAACATAAGATCCAAGTCaaaatttaaggaaaatgaCTGGTTATGTGGACACTATTGTTCCGATCCCATATCAGATTTGACTGCTGACCAATCTAAAGGGTTGAAATCTCATCAAATAAACCACTATCACAGAATATGTTTACTCTTCAAGAATCTTGATTCACTGCTATACAGAATTGTAcaaatgatgaaataaaaacaagGAATAAATTAGGAACATTGAGGAGCCTTTTAGGAACTATTTTGAAATATCTGAAAAGCTGACGATCAAGCTGATTCTGTTAACATCCCATTGTTTCATAAAAGTTAATATGATGAGTCACATTCGattataattaatcatatatgaaattttgaattgattctATCACTCtgcattaaaaatattgaatatgaGCTTATATGGAGGAAAGATACACCAAAAACCATGAAAATTTCAGTAATCTTGAATGAGCATTTCTTATCTTCATTCTTTCGTAATTATGTCAGAATCAAACTATACATCATGATCAGTTCTTCTGTAATAATGCAAAGGCAACAACATAAACCCGGTAAATAGCTAAACTCACCATGAAATAAAGGTATGAAAAGAGAGACGATATAGGCATAGCTGCACAgaacaaattaaattacaatcAGAGATGATGCAGTTTCTACTAATGGAGAGagacagaaaaaaaatgaaattgttaaacTTTCATCAGAAAGGTATAgagaaaagtaaaacataaagCAAGAAAACGAAAAGAAAGACATAAAAGTGTGTTAGGACAGAAGTAACGATGTGTTAGGACAGAAGTAATTAATGAGtggaataaaaacaaagaataatcAATCGGTataagagagaagagaggagATTGGatatattcttttgaaaaattcagATCACTTCTTTTGATtcattatactaattttttaatgCATTATTTCTAAAAGCTTTACAAGGTGAATTTGAAGTGCAGAAAAATGACCTCAGTTCCTATAATCTTCCACTGATCTCTCTGTGAAACTAACTATTATCTGTTGTAACAACTGAAGAACTACACTAATGGTTATTCTTCTCACATCATAACTATACATCAGTACTCCCCAGGTAGCTATAGTAGAACAGTGATATGACCAAGAATAAGCAACTAGGTAGCACATGCATTGCTACATTTTAACACATCTATCAAATATAGCTCCAGTTTGGAGCATTAAAAGGTAAAGAAAATGGAGGAAGAGAATGAATTACTTAAGTTGAAGAAAGGCTTTTTTTAAGATGCAGAAgatctattaaaaaaacaaaaaattgacttctttctcatttctttctCCATGAAATACTTACAAAGAAGTTTGCTCAAAATCCAAACAGAAGAATTCTCATTCTAATTCACAACAGTTTATTAAAAGCAAATAGAAAAAGCAACTAGTCTAGAAATGAAGATACTGAGAATAGAGTGAAATGCTCACAAGCACACAGCACCACCATCCATATTATGAACAGATTCGTAAAGGGTACACCCTGTCCCTCACTCAACTCTTTGGCTTTATCCACTCTGCAACCAGGGCAGTTCTCGTAGTACTTCTTCCTCTCCAACAATGGCTTTTCAACATTCTCCCCTTCCATGTTTCTGATATGACCCCACCACTTGTTTCACTCAGCTCCCTTTTTCCTACACCATTTTGCATGCATCAGTCATTCAAACCCAGAAAAGATTACCAGAAATTATGTCAAGTCACTGCATTTGTTTTCAAGCACAAAtggaaaacataaaataacaagAAACAGAGACTGAGGAAAGAAACGTACACGAAACAAGAATAGAACATCAATCACAAGGTTTCTCACGACGCGTTTACAACCAGAGTCAGCAGTAAGGTGATGAACTTGTCTGAGTAGTATGTATAATGTGTCAAGTCCTGATAATCtgtcaattatatattataatttgattttatatttaacatcatgagatttaaaaaatattttcatatatttaaatttataaataaaatcatttatgtaAAAACTGAAACAAAGGTGATGCTTTCTTCGTGGGAAAGTAATTATGACGTGGGAAAGTTGTCGATGGCGGCGTTGTGGTTGGCTATGAAAACTGTAATAAATTCCCAGAATCTGCAGAACAGTGCACATCAAAAAAGGGTTGCTTTTGACACCAATTCAGTGTATCATATCACTACAAGATTTAAGACATGTCAGAGCCTCAGAGCCTCCATGCTCAACCACAAGATATGCTTTAAGGAATAATTGTTTCAGAATGTTTTCAACaaagtttttaagtttttaaattccaCAAAATCTTCATCTCAGATACCATGTTCTTGATTGCATTTGTGGAAAAGTAATGGAGAAGAtatgagaaaatttaaaaataatttatttttatttatttaaatagatatgaagataaataaaaataaatttaaaaataaatgtttttaatttatcacataaattaaattttacattaatttttataaattttatttttaaatctgtttttacttatttttaaattcactcaaatataaaaaaaaaaaaattttaaatttattcgaTTACCCTTCTTGAATTCCATTCAAGGAAAAAGgcaaaactaataatattgagtTAACAAGTTACAACATTGATTAAACAGTCACACCTATCATCTATCACTGACCAAAATATATCACAGTAAACTTCTACTAACTAAACtaaattcaactttataaactatctatttaaaaataatataaattagaatGTTTTTCTGAACTATTTTGACCTGGGGTGGGGTAGGTTCACTCAAACTAATAATACTCCTGAACCTTTTCGTCGTTAACTGGCCAGTGTTTTtcgttttattaaaataatttgtttttgtaatatatatatatatatatatatatatatatatatatatatatatatatatattaaaaataaatttcattacatagtatttctcaaattaaactagttacttaatattttaatataatacatagttatattaaattattttattatacacCAATCATTTAATAGGAGTCGTTAGACTGTGATATCATTTTAGGTTCTGATATTAAATTAGTaatgaactttaaatttaatctaaccactaattcaaataaattattaataccggtattaataatttaagttataatttattgtatatttctattttttaaaataatataaaagaaaaataatattttaaattatttgttatctTAATTTTAACATGTCAGTTTACTATCTCAATACATCTTGTCCCTAAGTCACCGAGTTGGTAAGATTAATTAGTGTATTAGAAGGagcttaaaattaaaaatatcaactcattTTGTCATATGATAAATTCAGAACCATCCTTTAAGTTAACGAGCTAATGCCAAATTCAATCAACTTTATACCAccctttgttttaaatttaagatgttttaaaattcaatttacaatttatttattttgaaacataGAAAAGTGcatatatgaaagaaaagaaaggaaaaactaaaaaaattatgatagtATTAAAACAGGAAGAATTAAAgtcattatatgttttaaactttctatataattgaaaagaaatttaataaaaatataatatataattaattatgaataaaaacacatataaatatatacatatataatttattgttaatgtaataatctaattaattatttaagagtAACAATGGtataacttatataaatatatgaatattttattatttaaatataaactctataaatgaaaaaaaagaagttaactattaaaattttattttagaaaaatcgtcatttttcaaaaacatttctcttcatcttctatttAGATTTCTATAATACATGtgcatcatttcatatattAGAGTCCAGCTTCGATATTTGGGTGGAAAACAAAGCAGATTTGttatcaattcttttttaaaagtaaataccTTTGCATACATGTGGACTATGGGTCTGGCATGTAGTTTTTATAGGATAAAGATAAGCCTTAATATCTCCAaaggtcctcatatttgtttgtCAATCTGAGTTTGTTTCTGAAGTTTTAAATAGTCTCAATTTGGTcacaatttttgtaaaaatgcacacattgtACCCCATCCGTTAAGTGCTAGCAGACGACGT
This genomic interval from Vigna radiata var. radiata cultivar VC1973A chromosome 8, Vradiata_ver6, whole genome shotgun sequence contains the following:
- the LOC106771058 gene encoding protein ZINC INDUCED FACILITATOR 1 isoform X1 gives rise to the protein MEGENVEKPLLERKKYYENCPGCRVDKAKELSEGQGVPFTNLFIIWMVVLCASMPISSLFSYLYFMVRDFNIAKTEADISFYAGYVGCAFMFGRCLTSVMWGIVADRYGRKPVIMIGIIAIVIFNTLFGLSTSFWMAVIMRFLLGCFSGLLGPVTAYATELFREEHQALGVSSVTASWGAGLVIGPALGGYLAQPVEKYPHIFPKGSFWDKFAYFFPNFIISAFAFVVAVGCIWIPETLHNHNCSNESMDNFEALEIGSRVVGKERTNQKKEKLLLNWPLMSSIIIFCVFSLHDGAYHEVFSLWTVSPQRLGGLNFTTNDVGNVLSISGLAVIVYQITLYPLVRKTSGPIGIARISGILTIPLLQSYTFIGSLSGFALHIVLSIASILKNILAVTITTCLFLLQNRAVEQHQRGEANGISITGLSLFKAIGPAAGGALLTWSQKRMDASFLPGTQMVFFVLNTVVAVGTLLTFKPFLVEKRTT
- the LOC106771058 gene encoding protein ZINC INDUCED FACILITATOR 1 isoform X4 — its product is MEGENVEKPLLERKKYYENCPGCRVDKAKELSEGQGVPFTNLFIIWMVVLCASMPISSLFSYLYFMVRDFNIAKTEADISFYAGYVGCAFMFGRCLTSVMWGIVADRYGRKPVIMIGIIAIVIFNTLFGLSTSFWMAVIMRFLLGCFSGLLGPVTAYATELFREEHQALGVSSVTASWGAGLVIGPALGGYLAQPVEKYPHIFPKGSFWDKFAYFFPNFIISAFAFVVAVGCIWIPETLHNHNCSNESMDNFEALEIGSRVVGKERTNQKKEKLLLNWPLMSSIIIFCVFSLHDGAYHEVFSLWTVSPQRLGGLNFTTNDVGNVLSISGLAVIVYQITLYPLVRKTSGPIGIARISGILTIPLLQSYTFIGSLSGFALHIVLSIASILKNILAVTITTCLFLLQNRAVACLFSKLLALLQVVHY
- the LOC106771058 gene encoding protein ZINC INDUCED FACILITATOR 1 isoform X2 codes for the protein MEGENVEKPLLERKKYYENCPGCRVDKAKELSEGQGVPFTNLFIIWMVVLCASMPISSLFSYLYFMVRDFNIAKTEADISFYAGYVGCAFMFGRCLTSVMWGIVADRYGRKPVIMIGIIAIVIFNTLFGLSTSFWMAVIMRFLLGCFSGLLGPVTAYATELFREEHQALGVSSVTASWGAGLVIGPALGGYLAQPVEKYPHIFPKGSFWDKFAYFFPNFIISAFAFVVAVGCIWIPETLHNHNCSNESMDNFEALEIGSRVVGKERTNQKKEKLLLNWPLMSSIIIFCVFSLHDGAYHEVFSLWTVSPQRLGGLNFTTNDVGNVLSISGLAVIVYQITLYPLVRKTSGPIGIARISGILTIPLLQSYTFIGSLSGFALHIVLSIASILKNILAVTITTCLFLLQNRAVEQHQRGEANGISITGLSLFKAIGPAAGGAFKMKMISNFVMR
- the LOC106771058 gene encoding protein ZINC INDUCED FACILITATOR 1 isoform X3, producing the protein MEGENVEKPLLERKKYYENCPGCRVDKAKELSEGQGVPFTNLFIIWMVVLCASMPISSLFSYLYFMVRDFNIAKTEADISFYAGYVGCAFMFGRCLTSVMWGIVADRYGRKPVIMIGIIAIVIFNTLFGLSTSFWMAVIMRFLLGCFSGLLGPVTAYATELFREEHQALGVSSVTASWGAGLVIGPALGGYLAQPVEKYPHIFPKGSFWDKFAYFFPNFIISAFAFVVAVGCIWIPETLHNHNCSNESMDNFEALEIGSRVVGKERTNQKKEKLLLNWPLMSSIIIFCVFSLHDGAYHEVFSLWTVSPQRLGGLNFTTNDVGNVLSISGLAVIVYQITLYPLVRKTSGPIGIARISGILTIPLLQSYTFIGSLSGFALHIVLSIASILKNILAVTITTCLFLLQNRAVACLFSKLLALLQVVHLK